One genomic segment of Ricinus communis isolate WT05 ecotype wild-type chromosome 3, ASM1957865v1, whole genome shotgun sequence includes these proteins:
- the LOC8278591 gene encoding 7-deoxyloganetin glucosyltransferase, whose product MAMVGNKPHVVCVPFPMQGHIIPMLKFAKLLHYKGFHVTFVNTEFNHNRILDSRGSNSLDGFLDFRFATIPLQHPPSDSHTSLAMNLLALRETCRKHFLTLFRDLVTNLNDTASSSSPPVTCILSDAILSYSLTLSEELEIPNVLLWNMGASGFMSFKHSRDQIKQCIAFLKDPNNIQGASGMNLDSMMEWIPGMKGAQVRDLSKFIKTKNQINSMEDSSEGDLGRASKASAVIFHTFDALESEVLDSLSPIFQRVFTVGPLQLLLDQIPNDQHNSIECNLWNEEAECIKWLNSKEPNSVIYINFGSTTVITEEQLVELAWGLANSNHNFLWITRPDLIMGASAILPPEFLVETKERGFIASWCPQEEVLNHTSTAGFLTHCGWNSILESISSGTPMICWPFFGEHFVNCRKSCNEWGNGMELSNNFKRDDVEKLVKELINGENGKKMKSKAMEWKELAEEATTPKGSSSLNLNNLVNEVLLSRK is encoded by the exons atggcAATGGTTGGTAACAAGCCTCATGTGGTGTGTGTTCCATTCCCAATGCAAGGGCACATAATTCCGATGCTAAAATTTGCAAAACTCCTTCACTACAAAGGTTTTCATGTCACCTTTGTCAACACTGAGTTTAACCATAACCGCATTCTTGACTCCAGAGGTTCGAATTCCTTAGATGGCTTCCTCGACTTCCGTTTTGCCACTATACCTCTTCAACACCCTCCTTCCGATTCTCACACTAGTTTAGCCATGAATTTGCTTGCCCTACGTGAGACTTGCAGAAAGCACTTCCTGACCCTTTTTCGTGATCTTGTGACCAACCTCAATGACActgcttcttcttcaagtcCTCCGGTGACATGTATCCTTTCCGATGCTATTTTGAGTTATAGTTTAACTCTCTCCGAGGAACTTGAAATTCCTAACGTTTTGCTTTGGAATATGGGAGCTTCTGGGTTTATGAGTTTTAAGCATTCTCGTGATCAAATCAAACAATGTATTGCTTTCCTCAAAG ATCCAAACAATATCCAGGGAGCTTCAGGTATGAATCTGGACAGCATGATGGAATGGATTCCAGGAATGAAAGGAGCTCAAGTGAGGGATTTGTCCAAGTTCAtcaaaactaaaaatcaaataaattccATGGAAGATTCTAGCGAAGGTGATCTGGGAAGAGCTTCAAAAGCATCAGCTGTTATATTTCACACTTTTGATGCCCTAGAAAGTGAAGTTTTGGACAGCCTTTCTCCAATCtttcaaagggtctttaccgtTGGTCCTCTACAATTGCTCCTTGACCAAATCCCAAATGATCAACACAATTCTATAGAATGCAATCTGTGGAATGAAGAGGCAGAGTGCATCAAATGGCTTAATTCCAAAGAACCCAACTCAGTGATTTACATAAATTTTGGAAGCACTACAGTAATTACTGAGGAGCAACTAGTTGAGCTTGCATGGGGACTTGCTAATAGTAACCATAATTTCTTGTGGATAACAAGGCCAGATCTGATCATGGGAGCCTCAGCAATTCTGCCACCCGAGTTTTTGGTTGAAACTAAAGAGAGAGGCTTTATAGCAAGTTGGTGCCCACAAGAAGAAGTACTCAATCACACATCAACAGCAGGATTCCTAACCCATTGTGGATGGAACTCAATATTGGAAAGCATATCTTCAGGAACACCAATGATCTGCTGGCCATTCTTTGGAGAACATTTTGTCAACTGTAGAAAGAGTTGCAATGAATGGGGAAACGGAATGGAATTGAGTAATAATTTCAAAAGAGATGATGTAGAGAAGCTTGTTAAAGAGTTGATAAATGGAGAAAATGGTAAAAAGATGAAGAGCAAGGCTATGGAGTGGAAGGAATTAGCAGAAGAGGCTACTACTCCAAAAGGGTCATCATCCTTGAACCTGAACAATCTAGTGAATGAAGTCCTGCTATCAAGGAAGTGA